The Emcibacter nanhaiensis genome contains the following window.
ACGGCTATGAATTACAAGAATGTCTTCAGCGCTAATTCCGTGAATTACACCCTGGCCGCCAAATATCTGCGACAGGGAAAACTGGTGTCCTTTCCGACAGAGACCGTATATGGCCTGGGCGCAGATGCCTGCAACGGCGAGGCAGTTGCCACCATCTTTGCAACCAAGAACCGGCCGAATTTCAACCCCCTGATCGTGCATGTGCCCGACCTTGAAACAGCCGAAAATTACGTATTCCTGGATGAAACATCGCGCCGGCTGGCGGAAAAATTCTGGCCCGGCCCCTTTACCCTGGTCCTGCCGCGAAAAGAAGACTGTCCTTTAAGCCCGCTGGTCTCGGCCGGCCTTGATACGGTGGCGATCCGCGTACCCCGCCACCACATGGCCCGGGAACTCCTGCAGACATTCGGCGGCGCCATCGCCGCCCCCAGCGCCAATAAGTCCGGCCGGGTCAGCCCGACCACCGCCGAACATGTCGCCCGCGAATTCACGCCCGAGGAAGTGCCCCTGATCCTCGATGGCGGCCCCTGTGAAGAGGGCCTGGAATCGACCATCGTCCAGGTCTCCGGACAGGAAGTCCTGCTGCTCAGGCCCGGCACCGTCACCCCCAGGGAAATCGAACTGGTCGCCGGCCTGCCGGTCCGGCTGGTGAAGAATGCAGACAATCCGGTTGCCCCCGGGCAGCTCAAGAGCCATTATGCGCCAAGGGCCCGGCTGCGGCTGAATGCCACCCACGCAGAGCCGGGCGAGGCGTTGCTGGCCTTTGGCCGCGCTGTCCCGAAGGACGGCGTCATCACCCGCAACCTCAGCCCCAACGGCAGTCTGACCGAAGCGGCCGCCAGCCTGTTTTCCCTGATGCGGGAACTGGATGAACTGGGTATTGCCAGAATTGCCGTGATGCCGATCCCGATGCAGGGCCTCGGCCTGGCCATCAACGACCGCCTGGAGCGGGCGGCGGCGCCGCGACCGGACGAGGAAGAAGCCTGAAAGAAACCGACATGACAAAGCCTGACCAAAACCATCTGGATAATCTCAAAAGTATCGCCGGCGCCGGCGGCTGGTCGGATGATCCCGACGTGCTGGCCCCTCACCTTGTGGAGTGGCGCGACCTTTATCAGGGCAAGACCCCCCTGTTACTGTTGCCCGACAGTTCGGAAAAAGTGGCCGCCCTGGTGAAATACTGCCATGACAACCGCCTCCCCCTGGTTCCCCAGGGTGGAAATACCGGCCTGGTCGGCGGCGGCCTGCCCGATGACAGCGGCAACGAGATCCTGATCAGCCTCAAACGCCTCAACAAGGTGCGGCTCCGCGATCCGCTGAACCAGACCATCACCGTCGAGGCCGGCGTCATTCTCGCCGACCTGCAGGCCATGGCCGAGGAGATGGACCTTTATTTTCCGCTCAGCCTCGCCTCCGAAGGCACCTGCCAGGTGGGCGGCAATATTTCCAGCAATGCCGGCGGCGTCGGCGTGCTGAAATACGGCAACATGCGCGATCTGGTGCTGGGACTGGAAGTGGTGCTGCCGGACGGCCAACTGTGGGACGGCCTGACCGGGCTCCGGAAAGACAATACCGGGTACGACCTGAAACAGCTGTTCATCGGCTCCGAAGGCACGCTGGGCATCGTCACCGCCGCCACCCTGAAACTCTATCCCCGGCCGCTCAACACGCAGACGGCGCTGCTGGCCATTCCGTCGCCGCAGGCGGCGATCGAGCTTTTGACCCTGGCCCGGAAAATGAGCGGCGACCTGGTTACCGCCTTCGAAATCATTCCCCGCATCGGTCTGGACTTCCTGGTCCGGCATATGGACGCCACGGACCCCATGGAAACAGCCTATGACTGGCACATCCTGATGGAATGTTCATCGTCGCTGGACCGGTTGCACCTCGACCTGGAAAACCTGTTCCAGCAGATCATGGAAACCGCAATGGAACAGGAGCTGGTGCTGGACGGGGTGATCGCCAGCAGCGAACAGCAGCGTGACAATCTGTGGGCGCTCCGGGAAAACCTGTCGGAAGTGCAGAAGTTCGAAGGCGGCAGCATCAAGCATGATATTTCCGTGCCGGTTTCCAAGATTCCGGAATTCCTGGAAAAAGCCACCGCCGCAGTGGAGCAGGCCATTCCCGGCATCCGGCCGGTGCCGTTCGGCCATATCGGCGACGGCAATATCCATTTCAACCTGACCCAGCCGGAAGGCGCCGACAAGGCCGCCTATCTCGACCGCTGGGAAGAGGTGAACAAGATCGTCCATGACATTGTGCACGGACTGGACGGCAGCATCAGCGCCGAGCACGGCATCGGCCGGCTCAAGGTGGAGGAGCTGACCCGTTATAAGTCGCCCCTCGCCCTTGACCTGATGCGTAAACTGAAAAAGACACTGGACCCGGCAAATATTCTTAATCCGGGACGGATTGTCCAGAACGATTAAAAAAGTAACCCTAATACAGAGGCAGTAAGGGATATGAGTGAGCAAAACTACAGGGAAGACCGTTATACCTCGCGTGATGGTCTCAGTCTTTATTACCGGGTCTATGAAAACAGCAACAGCACCAAAACGCCGTTGCTCTGCATCCACGGGATTACACGAAATTCAAAGGATTTCCATGACTTTGCCAGCTTGATGCAACAGGACCGCCCTGTAATCAGCATGGATGTGCGCGGCCGGGGGCAATCGGACTATGATCCGGAATATCATAACTACCAGATTCCCGTCTATGTGGCCGACATGTTTGAATTGATGGATCATATTGGACTTCCCACAGTAGTGGTCGTCGGCACGTCGATGGGGGGGCTGGTCGGCATGGGCATGGCTGCGGTTCAGCCGGAGCGCGTCAGGGCCATTGTCCTCAATGACGTGGGACCGGTTATCGAACAGACGGGCATCGACCGCATCTGGACCTATGTCGGGAAAACCGCCACCGTCCGCAGCTGGGATCAGGCCGCCAACATCCTGAAAACCATGAACATCGAGAATTTTTCCGACTACACCCAGGACGATTGGCTGAAATTTGCCAACAATACCTTCCGGGAACAGCAAGACGGCACCCTGGTC
Protein-coding sequences here:
- a CDS encoding L-threonylcarbamoyladenylate synthase, translated to MSSPQDNQTAMNYKNVFSANSVNYTLAAKYLRQGKLVSFPTETVYGLGADACNGEAVATIFATKNRPNFNPLIVHVPDLETAENYVFLDETSRRLAEKFWPGPFTLVLPRKEDCPLSPLVSAGLDTVAIRVPRHHMARELLQTFGGAIAAPSANKSGRVSPTTAEHVAREFTPEEVPLILDGGPCEEGLESTIVQVSGQEVLLLRPGTVTPREIELVAGLPVRLVKNADNPVAPGQLKSHYAPRARLRLNATHAEPGEALLAFGRAVPKDGVITRNLSPNGSLTEAAASLFSLMRELDELGIARIAVMPIPMQGLGLAINDRLERAAAPRPDEEEA
- a CDS encoding FAD-binding oxidoreductase; translated protein: MTKPDQNHLDNLKSIAGAGGWSDDPDVLAPHLVEWRDLYQGKTPLLLLPDSSEKVAALVKYCHDNRLPLVPQGGNTGLVGGGLPDDSGNEILISLKRLNKVRLRDPLNQTITVEAGVILADLQAMAEEMDLYFPLSLASEGTCQVGGNISSNAGGVGVLKYGNMRDLVLGLEVVLPDGQLWDGLTGLRKDNTGYDLKQLFIGSEGTLGIVTAATLKLYPRPLNTQTALLAIPSPQAAIELLTLARKMSGDLVTAFEIIPRIGLDFLVRHMDATDPMETAYDWHILMECSSSLDRLHLDLENLFQQIMETAMEQELVLDGVIASSEQQRDNLWALRENLSEVQKFEGGSIKHDISVPVSKIPEFLEKATAAVEQAIPGIRPVPFGHIGDGNIHFNLTQPEGADKAAYLDRWEEVNKIVHDIVHGLDGSISAEHGIGRLKVEELTRYKSPLALDLMRKLKKTLDPANILNPGRIVQND
- a CDS encoding alpha/beta fold hydrolase: MSEQNYREDRYTSRDGLSLYYRVYENSNSTKTPLLCIHGITRNSKDFHDFASLMQQDRPVISMDVRGRGQSDYDPEYHNYQIPVYVADMFELMDHIGLPTVVVVGTSMGGLVGMGMAAVQPERVRAIVLNDVGPVIEQTGIDRIWTYVGKTATVRSWDQAANILKTMNIENFSDYTQDDWLKFANNTFREQQDGTLVADYDPHVGTAVRESQEAAVPEDMWPLFESLAAIPILCLHGAMSDILSAETVKKMSDLHPTFTGVTIAHRGHTPDLREDQSVTAIRDFLGKIDG